A stretch of Dromaius novaehollandiae isolate bDroNov1 chromosome 8, bDroNov1.hap1, whole genome shotgun sequence DNA encodes these proteins:
- the TTC22 gene encoding LOW QUALITY PROTEIN: tetratricopeptide repeat protein 22 (The sequence of the model RefSeq protein was modified relative to this genomic sequence to represent the inferred CDS: inserted 1 base in 1 codon; deleted 1 base in 1 codon; substituted 1 base at 1 genomic stop codon) yields the protein MVSLNGKRGQPRSPTESHAGGDGDIDALLQELDYLSGRFHLEMNLTFEPGSRASXRGXDMRLKRDCLLCELEPGAGGQPHAASNPLGVFTFLLAETGDKLFPSCYSNVLKATTKPANVPFGQQSAAFGANVHCGKEEGDGPLCSQQRVHQGLLRASGVGTLGQGTLGLGEPHGSALSCFSTLRSHCRLDGILTTQGCEERGRLPAFNRTLMLRRQVIEPPNAHCIALAWCPLGILLDWKETFSTTPTGIQDCGYSETDPLDCFGKAIETAKDNPPIPNRPAKIFHLLGKQEMAKGICSMALDAPEDPELSWQEYCTWAWIGHCLQTCPSYPSRFGQRHSDVSSGVQGHMKLYPQDLKCTKMGLAPAPDRRKLTHAKNDLKKVLKVCLSLRTNLDVGQEYYYMSVEAMQGLFLVGETALNNALAFLAKAMEFDLGKTIPKLQLFKGKCLWLKEEETEATECSKQAIIELDDVGSTESLRCLLETRPRLFLQKQLSRDELTREVELRVKVAEEKFPPQRVQQERREPHHNPSPEATELPKAAVAHGRMGLAKLLFEATETDPFKAEINEPSPPL from the exons CCTTCGAGCCTGGCAGCCGCGCGA GTCGGGGGTGAGACATGAGGCTCAAGAGGGACTGCCTGCTGTGCGAGCTGGAGCCGGGCGCTGGCGGCCAGCCGCACGCTGCCAGCAACCCCCTGGGTGTTTTCACTTTCCTCCTGGCTGAGACAGG GGACAAGTTATTTCCGAGCTGCTACAGCAATGTTCTTAAAGCAACTACCAAACCTGCCAATGTCCCCTTTGGGCAACAAAGTGCTGCTTTTGGTGCTAATGTCCACTGCG gaaaggaggaaggggatGGTCCTCTGTGCTCTCAGCAGAGGGTCCACCAGGGCCTCCTCAGAGCCTCGGGGGTTGGGACTCTGGGTCAGggcacgctggggctgggggagccccacGGCTCAGCGCTGAGCTGCTTTTCAACGCTGAGATCCCATTGCAGGCTGGACGGCATCCTGACGACCCAGGGATGCGAGGAGCGCGGGAGGCTGCCCGCCTTCAACAGGACCCTGATGCTGCGCCGGCAAGTGATCGAGCCCCCCAACGCTCACTGCATAG CCCTGGCCTGGTGCCCTCTTGGGATACTACTGGActggaaagaaacattttccacCACCCCAACAGGGATCCAGGACTGTGGCTACTCTGAGACCGACCCCCTCGACTGCTTTGGCAAG GCAATAGAAACAGCAAAAGACAACCCTCCCATCCCGAACCGCCCGGCAAAAATCTTCCACTTGCTGGGCAAGCAGGAGATGGCCAAAGGGATATGCAGCATGGCACTGGATGCTCCAGAGGATCCAGAGCTCAGCTGGCAGGAGTACTGCACCTGGGCGTGGATAGGTCACTGCCTCCAAACCTGCCCTTCATACCCATCACGGTTTGGCCAGAGACACAGTGACG TTTCCTCTGGTGTCCAGGGCCACATGAAGCTGTACCCGCAAGATCTGAAGTGCACCAAGATGGGACTGGCCCCTGCACCTGACAGGAGAAAGCTTACGCATGCTAAAAATGACCTCAAGAAGGTCCTCAAGGTTTGTCTGAGCCTGAGGACAAACCTGGACGTGGGCCAGGAG TATTACTATATGAGCGTGGAGGCCATGCAAGGACTGTTCCTGGTGGGTGAAACTGCACTGAACAACGCCTTGGCTTTCTTGGCCAAAGCCATGGAGTTTGACCTTGGCAAGACCATACCCAAATTACAGCTGTTCAAAGGCAAATGCCTGTGGCTTAAAGAGGAGGAAACAGAAGCCACGGAGTGCTCCAAGCAGGCAATT ATCGAACTGGACGATGTGGGCTCCACCGAGAGCTTGCGGTGCCTGCTGGAGACACGGCCCAGGCTCTTCCTCCAGAAGCAGCTCAGCAGGGACGAGCTAACGCGGGAGGTGGAGCTGCGGGTTAAGGTGGCCGAGGAGAAATTCCCACCGCAGCGGGTGCAGCAGGAGCGGAGGGAGCCCCACCACAACCCCTCGCCGGAGGCAACGGAGCTCCCCAAAGCCGCGGTCGCCCACGGCAGGATGGGGCTGGCGAAGCTGCTGTTCGAGGCAACGGAGACGGATCCTTTCAAGGCCGAGATAAATGAGCCGTCACCACCCCTCTGA